A part of Neovison vison isolate M4711 chromosome 6, ASM_NN_V1, whole genome shotgun sequence genomic DNA contains:
- the ACOX2 gene encoding peroxisomal acyl-coenzyme A oxidase 2: protein MDSPVHRVSLGDTWSRRVHPDMASERLIQSFSVEQLTNILDGGAQNTALRRKVESIIHSDPEFSMKDNYFMNQNERYVAAVQKRFHFQIIAKRLGWSENSPEFYYAYRALSGELALGLHTVFLKSLQSLGSEEQIAKWTPLCNEFRIIASYAQTELGHGTNLRGLETEATYDAATQEFVVHSPTLTATKWWPGDMGRSATHTLVQAQLICSGARQGMHAFIVPIRSLRDHTPLPGVTVGDIGPKMDFDNTDHGFLQLDHVRIPRENMLSRFAQVLPDGTYVKLGTQQTNYFSMVVVRVELLLGEIIPLLQKACVIAIRYSVIRRQSSIRPSDPEAKILDYQTQQQKLLPQLATAYAFHFLARNLLKFLHSSYDAIQNKDFSHLPELHALSAGIKAMTSDLCFQGSELCRRACGGHGYSKLSGLPSLVTRVTASCTYEGDNTVLYLQTARFLVKNYLQTQAIPGSTQKSLPPSVAYLTAPYLARCPAQKAADFLHPKLYTTAWAHVAARLIKDSAHHLETLIQSGADWDEAWNQTTVIHLQTAKAHCYYISVKSFTETLEKLENKPAVQQVLKRLCDLYALHGILTNAADFLHDGFLSGAQVDAVRTGYLELLGLVRKDAILLTDAFDFTDPSLNSALGCYDGNVYERLFHWAQKSPTNTQGNPAYEKYLRPLLQSWKSKL, encoded by the exons ATGGACAGCCCAGTGCACCGAGTGTCCCTGGGGGATACCTGGAGCAGGCGAGTGCACCCAGACATGGCGAGTGAGAGGCTCATACAGTCCTTCAGCGTGGAACAACTCACCAACATCCTGGATGGAGGTGCCCAGAACACTGCACTCCGGAGGAAAGTTG AGAGCATCATCCACAGTGACCCAGAGTTTAGCATGAAGGATAATTATTTCATGAACCAGAATGAACGTTACGTGGCCGCCGTCCAGAAGAGATTTCACTTCCAGATAATAGCAAAGCGCCTCGGCTGGTCGGAAAACAGTCCTGAATTCTATTATGCTTACAG agccctttctggagaactgGCATTAGGCCTACACACCGTGTTCCTGAAATCCCTCCAGAGCCTGGGCTCTGAGGAGCAGATTGCCAAATGGACCCCGCTCTGCAATGAGTTCCGGATCATTGCATCATATGCCCAGACAGAACTGGGACACG GGACGAATCTTCGGGGCCTGGAGACTGAAGCCACCTATGATGCAGCCACCCAGGAGTTTGTGGTGCACAGCCCCACGTTGACAGCCACCAAATGGTGGCCTGGGGACA tgggACGGTCAGCCACCCACACTTTGGTCCAGGCCCAGCTGATCTGCTCAGGAGCCCGGCAGGGCATGCACGCCTTCATTGTGCCCATCCGAAGCCTCCGGGACCACACCCCACTGCCAG GAGTCACTGTTGGAGACATTGGGCCCAAGATGGACTTTGACAACACAGACCATGGCTTCCTGCAACTGGACCACGTGCGGATCCCTAGAGAGAACATGCTGAGTCGCTTTGCACAG GTCTTGCCGGACGGCACCTACGTCAAGCTGGGAACACAGCAGACCAACTACTTTTCCATGGTGGTGGTGCGGGTGGAGCTTCTCCTGGGCGAGATCATCCCTCTGCTGCAGAAAGCCTGTGTCATCGCCATCCGCTACTCGGTCATCCGCCGCCAATCCAGCATCCGGCCCAG CGACCCAGAGGCAAAAATCCTGGACTACCAGACGCAGCAGCAGAAACTCCTCCCTCAGCTGGCCACAGCCTATGCATTCCATTTCCTGGCGCGCAACCTCTTGAAATTCTTGCACAGCTCCTACGATGCCATTCAGAACAAAGACTTCAGCCACCTGCCAGAG CTTCACGCCCTGAGCGCAGGCATCAAGGCCATGACGTCAGACTTGTGCTTCCAGGGTTCCGAGCTGTGCCGCCGAGCCTGCGGCGGCCACGGCTACTCGAAGCTGAGTGGCCTGCCCTCTCTGGTCACCAGAGTGACAGCCTCCTGCACCTACGAGGGTGACAACACTGTACTCTACCTGCAGACGGCCAG gtttcTAGTGAAAAACTACCTGCAAACTCAGGCGATCCCAGGCTCCACACAGAAGTCTCTCCCTCCATCTGTTGCATACCTGACTGCACCCTACCTGGCCAGGTGCCCAGCCCAGAAAGCAGCTGACTTCCTCCACCCAAAACTCTACACCACTGCCTGGGCACACGTGGCAGCCAG GCTCATAAAGGACTCAGCGCATCACCTAGAGACTCTGATACAATCTGGGGCTGACTGGGATGAGGCATGGAACCAGACCACGGTCATACACCTCCAGACTGCTAAG GCACACTGCTACTATATCAGTGTGAAGAGCTTTACAGAAACTCTGGAGAAACTGGAAAACAAGCCGGCGGTTCAGCAGGTACTCAAACGCCTCTGTGACCTCTATGCTCTGCACGGCATCCTGACTAACGCTGCTGACTTTCTCCACGATGGCTTCCTGTCTGGGGCCCAAGTAGATGCGGTGAGAACCGGCTACCTAGAGCTGCTCGGCCTCGTCCG
- the FAM107A gene encoding actin-associated protein FAM107A has translation MYSEIQRERADIGGLMARPEYREWNPELIKPKKLLNPVKASRSHQELHRELLMNHRRGLGVDSKPELQRVLEHRRRNQLIKKKKEELEAKRLQCPFEQELLRRQQRLNQLEKPPEKEEDHAPEFIKVRENLRRIATLTSEERAL, from the exons ATGTACTCGGAGATCCAGAGGGAGCGGGCAGACATCGGAGGCCTGATGGCCCGGCCCGAATACAGAGAATGGAACCCAGAGCTCATCAAGCCCAAGAAGCTGCTGAACCCCGTGAAGGCCTCCCGGAGCCACCAGGAGCTGCACCGAGAGCTGCTCATGAACCACAGAAG gggccTGGGCGTGGACAGCAAGCCAGAGCTGCAGCGGGTCCTGGAGCACCGCAGGCGGAACCAGCTCatcaagaagaagaaggaagagctgGAGGCCAAGCGGTTGCAGTGCCCCTTTGAGCAGGAGCTGCTGAGACGGCAGCAGAGGCTGAACCAG CTGGAAAAACCACCAGAAAAGGAAGAGGACCATGCCCCCGAGTTTATAAAAGTCAGGGAGAACCTGCGGAGAATTGCGACGCTCACCAGCGAAGAGAGAGCTCTGTAG